A genomic window from Micromonospora violae includes:
- a CDS encoding WXG100 family type VII secretion target, translated as MTIKVDYAVLESSNQQMQAISKTLEEKLDTLRSMLTKLHWDGEDRVAYEQHQAKWDAAVRDINRILNEIGGAVGIARENYLTTEMSNSKVWS; from the coding sequence GTGACGATCAAAGTTGACTATGCGGTCCTCGAGAGCAGCAACCAGCAGATGCAGGCCATCTCGAAGACCCTCGAGGAAAAGCTTGACACGCTGCGGTCGATGCTGACCAAGCTGCACTGGGACGGTGAGGACCGGGTCGCCTACGAGCAGCACCAGGCGAAGTGGGACGCGGCGGTCCGGGACATCAACCGGATCCTGAACGAGATCGGCGGTGCCGTCGGCATCGCCCGCGAAAACTACCTCACCACGGAGATGAGCAACTCCAAGGTGTGGAGCTGA
- a CDS encoding carbonic anhydrase encodes MSHTGNSGGLPGSQRITDPASGDQLSEPTRAYAELIAGNRRFVGGVPRHPNQDAGHRAAVADGQHPFAVIVGCSDSRLAAEIIFDRGLGDLFVVRTAGHTAGPEVLGSVEYAVTVLGTPLVVVLGHDSCGAVQAARESVATGTAPSGHLGAVVDSVLPSLRRAEAEGVDDINDIVDIHIAHTVETLLGQSPVLADAVAGGRCAVVGVSYRLAAGAVRPVAAAPAGFATVDPSTGSVESAAPATV; translated from the coding sequence ATGAGTCATACCGGGAACTCCGGCGGTCTGCCGGGTTCGCAGCGGATCACCGACCCGGCGTCCGGCGATCAGCTCAGCGAACCGACCCGGGCGTACGCCGAGCTGATCGCCGGCAACCGGCGCTTCGTCGGCGGCGTCCCACGCCACCCCAACCAGGACGCCGGGCACCGGGCCGCCGTGGCCGACGGGCAACACCCGTTCGCGGTGATCGTCGGCTGCTCCGACTCCCGGCTGGCCGCCGAGATCATCTTCGACCGAGGGCTCGGCGACCTGTTCGTGGTCCGTACGGCCGGGCACACCGCCGGCCCGGAGGTGCTCGGCAGCGTCGAGTACGCGGTGACCGTGCTCGGCACTCCACTGGTGGTGGTGCTCGGTCACGACTCGTGCGGTGCGGTGCAGGCCGCCCGGGAGTCGGTCGCGACCGGTACCGCGCCGAGTGGCCATCTGGGCGCGGTGGTCGACTCCGTGCTGCCCAGCCTGCGCAGGGCCGAGGCCGAGGGGGTGGATGACATCAACGACATCGTCGACATCCACATCGCGCACACCGTCGAGACGTTGCTCGGGCAGTCCCCGGTGCTCGCCGACGCGGTGGCGGGCGGGCGGTGCGCGGTGGTGGGGGTGTCCTACCGGCTGGCCGCCGGAGCGGTGCGCCCGGTGGCCGCCGCGCCGGCCGGCTTCGCGACGGTGGACCCCTCCACCGGATCGGTCGAGTCGGCCGCGCCCGCCACCGTCTGA
- a CDS encoding copper-translocating P-type ATPase produces the protein MPASSPPDPDHPHRAGSSPPDQHPGSDEHAGHAGSAEHDKHAGHDKHAGHDPAMFRRRFWVCLVLTIPVVLTSHLVSDQLGLAGDGVPGRSWVGPVLGSVVFWWGGWPFLVGAVREVRDRAPGMMLLVAMAITVAYTASLATSVGAFDLDFWWELAALVTIMLLGHWQEMKAIGQAQGALAALAALLPDEAERVAADGRVEAVPVTGLRIGDVVLVRPGGRVPADGRVVEGGAELDESMITGESRPVARSTGDRVVAGTVATDSAVRVRVEAVGEQTALAGIQRMVAQAQASGGRAQLLADRFAAALFYLATGTAVLTVLVWTVLGQPDEAVVRAVTVLVIACPHALGLAIPLVVALSTALAARSGILVKDRLALERMRTVGAVLFDKTGTLTRGEHGVTDLVTAAGVERDEVLRIAAGVESESEHPLARAIVAAAGRVGPARAAGFRALPGRGVQATIDGTEYAVGGPALLRELGLALPAEVEAATGRWSARGAAVLHLVRLPGAVLGAFALTDEVRPEARRAVDELRAEGVRTIAMITGDARPVAEAVAADLGFRPGVDEVFAEVLPAEKDDRVAELQRRGLVVAMVGDGVNDAPALARADVGIAIGAGTDVAIESAGVVLASSDPRGVAAVVRLSRASYRKMRQNLAWAAGYNVVALPLAAGVLAGAGVALSPAVAAVLMSASTIVVALNAQLLRRVRLDPASN, from the coding sequence ATGCCCGCTTCGTCACCGCCCGACCCCGATCACCCGCACCGCGCCGGCTCGTCACCGCCGGACCAGCACCCCGGGTCCGACGAGCACGCCGGGCACGCCGGGTCCGCCGAGCACGACAAGCACGCCGGGCACGACAAGCACGCCGGGCACGATCCGGCGATGTTCCGCCGCCGGTTCTGGGTGTGCCTGGTGTTGACCATCCCGGTGGTGCTGACGAGTCATCTCGTGTCGGATCAGCTGGGCCTGGCCGGTGACGGCGTCCCCGGTCGATCCTGGGTGGGCCCGGTGCTCGGCTCGGTGGTGTTCTGGTGGGGCGGGTGGCCGTTCCTGGTCGGTGCGGTCCGGGAGGTGCGGGACCGGGCGCCCGGGATGATGCTGCTGGTGGCGATGGCGATCACCGTCGCGTACACCGCGTCCCTGGCCACCAGCGTCGGTGCCTTCGACCTGGATTTCTGGTGGGAGTTGGCGGCGCTGGTCACCATCATGCTGCTCGGGCACTGGCAGGAGATGAAGGCCATCGGGCAGGCGCAGGGCGCGCTCGCGGCGCTGGCCGCGCTGCTGCCCGACGAGGCCGAGCGGGTGGCGGCGGACGGGCGGGTCGAGGCGGTGCCGGTGACCGGCCTGCGGATCGGCGACGTGGTGCTGGTCCGGCCGGGAGGTCGGGTGCCCGCGGACGGCCGGGTCGTCGAGGGCGGCGCCGAGCTGGACGAATCGATGATCACCGGCGAGTCGCGGCCGGTCGCCCGGTCGACGGGCGACCGGGTGGTGGCCGGCACCGTCGCCACCGACTCGGCGGTCCGGGTGCGCGTCGAGGCGGTGGGTGAGCAGACCGCCCTGGCCGGCATCCAGCGGATGGTCGCGCAGGCCCAGGCCTCCGGTGGGCGGGCCCAACTGCTGGCCGACCGGTTCGCGGCCGCGCTGTTCTACCTGGCCACCGGCACCGCCGTGCTGACCGTCCTGGTCTGGACCGTGCTCGGTCAGCCGGACGAGGCGGTGGTCCGTGCGGTCACCGTCCTGGTGATCGCCTGCCCGCACGCGCTGGGTCTCGCCATCCCGCTTGTCGTCGCGCTCTCCACCGCGCTCGCCGCGCGGTCCGGGATTCTGGTGAAGGACCGGTTGGCGTTGGAACGGATGCGGACCGTCGGCGCGGTGCTGTTCGACAAGACCGGCACGCTGACCCGGGGCGAGCACGGCGTGACCGACCTGGTGACGGCAGCTGGCGTCGAGCGGGACGAGGTGCTGCGGATCGCGGCGGGCGTCGAGTCGGAGAGCGAACATCCGTTGGCCCGGGCAATCGTCGCGGCGGCCGGGCGCGTCGGCCCGGCGCGGGCCGCCGGGTTCCGGGCGCTGCCGGGCCGTGGTGTGCAGGCGACAATCGACGGTACGGAGTACGCGGTGGGCGGGCCGGCGCTGCTGCGGGAACTGGGCCTGGCGCTCCCGGCCGAGGTGGAGGCCGCGACCGGGCGGTGGTCGGCGCGGGGCGCGGCGGTGTTGCACCTGGTGCGGCTGCCGGGGGCCGTGCTCGGTGCGTTCGCGTTGACCGACGAGGTGCGTCCGGAGGCCCGGCGCGCCGTCGACGAGTTGCGTGCCGAGGGGGTCCGCACCATCGCCATGATCACTGGCGATGCCCGGCCGGTGGCCGAGGCGGTCGCCGCCGACCTCGGCTTCCGCCCCGGCGTCGACGAGGTCTTCGCCGAGGTGTTGCCGGCGGAGAAGGACGATCGGGTGGCCGAGCTTCAGCGGCGGGGGCTGGTCGTGGCGATGGTCGGCGACGGGGTGAACGACGCGCCGGCGCTGGCCCGGGCGGACGTGGGCATCGCGATCGGCGCGGGCACCGATGTGGCGATCGAGTCCGCCGGGGTGGTGCTGGCGTCCTCTGACCCGCGCGGGGTGGCGGCGGTGGTCCGGCTGTCCCGGGCGTCGTACCGGAAGATGCGCCAGAACCTGGCCTGGGCGGCCGGCTACAACGTGGTCGCGCTGCCGCTGGCCGCCGGGGTGCTGGCCGGGGCCGGTGTGGCGTTGAGCCCGGCGGTGGCCGCGGTGCTGATGTCGGCGTCCACCATCGTGGTGGCGCTCAACGCCCAGTTGCTGCGCCGGGTCCGTCTCGATCCCGCGTCGAACTGA
- a CDS encoding heavy metal translocating P-type ATPase, with protein sequence MTTTSRPLPEALNRIELAIGGMTCAACAARIEKKLNRMDGVSATVNYATEKATVRYVDGVTPDDLIGTVEKTGYTAALPAPPSAEPPVDPLRAPRTRLWVSVALSVPVILLAMVPAWQFDYWQWLSLTLAAPVVVWGGLPFHRAAWTNLRHGAATMDTLVSVGTLAAFGWSLWALFLGDAGMPGMTHPFRFDITRTDGAGNIYLEAAAGVTVFILAGRYFEARSKRTAGAALRALLDLGAKDVAVLRDGVETLIPVDQLAVGDRFVVRPGEKIATDGVVDEGTSAVDASMLTGESVPVEVAPGDGVVGATINAGGRLIVTATRVGADTQLARMADLVEQAQSGKAAVQRLADRISGVFVPIVIALAVGTLGWWLGTGAGPTAAFTAAVAVLIIACPCALGLATPTALLVGTGRGAQLGVLIKGPEVLESTRRVDTVVLDKTGTVTTGRMTLVDVLPASGVDRAALLRLTGAVEAASEHPIARAVTTAASDAGALPPVTAFGNLDGLGVTGTVDGQVVLVGRVRLLREREFDVPPEVERAVREAEAAGRTAIVAGWDGQARGVLAVADVVRPSSRAAVARLRGLGLTPVLLTGDNTTVARAVAAEVGIDEVVAEVLPAGKVDVVKRLQAEGRSVAMVGDGVNDAPALAQADLGLAMGTGTDVAIEAADLTLVRGDLDAAVDAIRLSRRTFGIIRGNLFWAFGYNVAALPLAAAGLLNPMIAGATMALSSVFVVANSLRLRRFRPAATADL encoded by the coding sequence ATGACCACCACCAGCAGACCCCTGCCCGAGGCACTGAACCGGATCGAGTTGGCGATCGGCGGGATGACCTGCGCCGCGTGCGCCGCCCGGATCGAGAAGAAGCTCAACCGGATGGACGGGGTGAGCGCCACCGTCAACTACGCCACCGAGAAGGCGACCGTCCGGTACGTCGACGGTGTCACCCCGGACGACCTGATCGGCACCGTGGAGAAGACCGGCTACACGGCGGCGCTGCCGGCCCCGCCCAGCGCGGAACCGCCGGTCGACCCGTTGCGGGCCCCGCGTACCCGCCTCTGGGTCTCGGTGGCGCTGAGCGTGCCGGTGATCCTGCTGGCCATGGTCCCGGCCTGGCAGTTCGACTACTGGCAGTGGCTGTCGCTGACCCTGGCCGCCCCGGTGGTGGTCTGGGGTGGGCTGCCGTTCCACCGGGCCGCCTGGACGAACCTGCGGCACGGCGCGGCCACCATGGACACGCTGGTGTCGGTCGGCACGCTGGCCGCGTTCGGCTGGTCGCTCTGGGCGCTCTTCCTCGGCGACGCGGGGATGCCCGGGATGACGCACCCGTTCCGCTTCGACATCACCCGGACCGACGGCGCCGGCAACATCTACCTGGAGGCGGCCGCCGGGGTCACCGTGTTCATCCTGGCCGGGCGCTACTTCGAGGCCCGGTCCAAGCGCACCGCCGGCGCCGCCCTGCGGGCGCTGCTCGACCTCGGTGCCAAGGACGTGGCGGTGCTGCGGGACGGCGTGGAGACCCTGATCCCGGTGGACCAGCTCGCCGTCGGTGACCGGTTCGTGGTCCGCCCCGGGGAGAAGATCGCCACCGACGGGGTGGTCGACGAGGGGACCTCCGCTGTCGACGCCAGCATGCTCACCGGTGAGTCGGTGCCGGTCGAGGTCGCCCCGGGCGACGGCGTGGTCGGCGCCACGATCAACGCGGGTGGGCGGCTGATCGTCACCGCCACCCGGGTCGGCGCGGACACCCAGCTCGCCCGGATGGCCGACCTGGTCGAGCAGGCGCAGAGCGGCAAGGCGGCCGTGCAGCGGCTGGCGGACCGGATCTCCGGAGTCTTCGTGCCGATCGTCATCGCCCTCGCCGTCGGCACGCTCGGCTGGTGGCTCGGCACCGGGGCCGGCCCGACCGCCGCGTTCACCGCCGCCGTGGCCGTGCTGATCATCGCCTGCCCGTGCGCGCTCGGCCTGGCCACCCCGACCGCGCTGCTGGTCGGCACCGGTCGGGGCGCTCAGCTCGGCGTACTGATCAAGGGCCCGGAGGTGCTGGAGTCGACCCGCCGGGTGGACACCGTGGTGCTCGACAAGACCGGCACCGTGACGACCGGCCGGATGACTCTGGTGGACGTGCTGCCGGCGAGCGGTGTGGACCGGGCCGCGCTGCTCCGGCTCACCGGGGCGGTGGAGGCCGCCTCCGAGCACCCGATCGCCCGTGCGGTCACCACCGCTGCCAGCGACGCGGGCGCGCTGCCCCCGGTGACCGCCTTCGGCAACCTCGACGGGCTCGGCGTGACCGGCACGGTGGACGGGCAGGTCGTGCTGGTCGGCCGGGTCCGGCTGCTGCGCGAGCGCGAGTTCGACGTACCGCCGGAGGTCGAGCGGGCCGTACGCGAGGCGGAGGCCGCCGGTCGTACGGCGATCGTCGCCGGCTGGGACGGACAGGCCCGTGGCGTGCTCGCGGTCGCCGACGTGGTCCGACCGAGCAGTCGGGCGGCGGTGGCCCGGCTGCGTGGGCTGGGGTTGACCCCGGTCCTGCTCACCGGGGACAACACCACGGTTGCCCGCGCGGTCGCCGCCGAGGTGGGCATCGACGAGGTGGTGGCTGAGGTGCTGCCGGCCGGAAAGGTCGACGTGGTCAAGCGGCTTCAGGCCGAGGGGCGGTCGGTGGCGATGGTCGGTGACGGGGTCAACGACGCCCCGGCGCTGGCCCAGGCCGATCTGGGGTTGGCCATGGGCACCGGCACCGACGTGGCGATCGAGGCGGCCGATCTCACCCTGGTCCGGGGCGACCTCGACGCCGCGGTGGACGCCATCCGGTTGTCCCGACGCACGTTCGGCATCATCCGGGGCAACCTGTTCTGGGCGTTCGGCTACAACGTGGCGGCCCTGCCGTTGGCCGCCGCCGGGCTGCTCAACCCGATGATCGCCGGTGCCACGATGGCGCTGTCCTCGGTCTTCGTGGTCGCCAACAGCCTGCGCCTGCGGCGCTTTCGTCCGGCCGCCACCGCCGATCTGTGA
- a CDS encoding metal-sensitive transcriptional regulator → MTAPTPIRGYTASKDQLLARLRRVEGQVRGIEKMVDDDRYCIDVLTQISAIQAALDKVALGLLDGHARHCMHEGAAEGRADEMATEMMAAVGRLMKRG, encoded by the coding sequence ATGACTGCACCCACCCCGATTCGCGGATACACCGCCAGCAAGGACCAGCTGCTCGCGCGGCTCCGCCGCGTCGAGGGGCAGGTCCGGGGCATCGAGAAGATGGTCGACGACGACCGCTACTGCATCGACGTGCTCACCCAGATCTCCGCGATCCAGGCCGCCCTCGACAAGGTGGCCCTGGGGTTGCTCGACGGGCACGCCCGCCACTGCATGCACGAGGGCGCCGCCGAGGGGCGGGCCGACGAGATGGCCACCGAGATGATGGCGGCGGTCGGCCGGCTCATGAAGCGCGGCTGA
- a CDS encoding YibE/F family protein, whose product MGAGHTHPAPSASPRVRRTLVVTVVPLFIATLLATALLWPRGGSPQTDGGADVPRYPGTVTRVVNEPCPPAPSVPEGTPRVGGGRCGTVDVRVDDGPSAGQQVRTPVPDGPGAPRVDVGDEVILVELADPTDPTASNWNIAEHQRGTPMVWLALVFAAAIVAFGRWRGLAALAGLAASFAILLTFVLPGIGAGRSPLLVAVVGAALIMFVVLYLTHGLTAQTSVAVLGTLGSLVLTGVLAAIATAATHLTGFGSEDATTLSMFHSDVDLHGLLLAGIIIGSLGVLDDVTVTQAATVTELANANPELTRLQLYRAATRVGRAHIASTVNTIVLAYAGASLPLLLLLTADSRPIGQILTSEFLAQEIVRSAVATLGLIAAVPLTTGLAAVVTAAGRTDTTPSTGAPAPRPQPDRAEALAALISSRKVGSDEPDRTRTPPPSEATDRWPESNRSTDSAW is encoded by the coding sequence TTGGGCGCCGGCCACACCCACCCCGCTCCGTCCGCCTCGCCACGGGTGCGACGGACCCTCGTCGTGACGGTGGTACCCCTCTTCATCGCCACCCTGCTCGCCACGGCGCTGCTCTGGCCGCGCGGCGGGTCACCACAGACCGATGGTGGCGCGGACGTGCCGCGCTACCCCGGCACCGTCACCCGGGTGGTGAATGAGCCGTGCCCGCCGGCGCCGTCGGTCCCGGAGGGCACACCGAGGGTCGGCGGCGGGCGGTGCGGCACGGTCGACGTCCGGGTGGACGACGGGCCGAGCGCCGGCCAGCAGGTACGGACGCCGGTGCCCGACGGCCCCGGCGCCCCCCGGGTCGACGTCGGCGACGAGGTCATCCTGGTCGAGCTGGCCGATCCCACCGACCCCACCGCCAGCAACTGGAACATCGCCGAACACCAACGCGGCACCCCGATGGTGTGGTTGGCGCTGGTCTTCGCGGCCGCGATCGTCGCGTTCGGTCGGTGGCGAGGTCTGGCCGCGCTCGCCGGGCTGGCCGCCAGCTTCGCCATCCTGCTCACCTTCGTGCTGCCGGGCATCGGCGCCGGCAGGTCGCCACTGCTGGTGGCGGTGGTCGGCGCGGCCCTGATCATGTTCGTGGTGCTCTATCTGACGCACGGGCTCACCGCACAGACCTCGGTCGCGGTCCTCGGCACCCTGGGCAGCCTGGTGCTGACCGGCGTGCTCGCCGCCATCGCCACGGCGGCGACGCACCTCACCGGCTTCGGCAGCGAGGATGCCACCACGCTGTCGATGTTCCACAGCGACGTGGACCTGCACGGACTGCTGCTCGCCGGGATCATCATCGGATCGCTCGGCGTGCTCGACGACGTGACGGTCACCCAGGCGGCCACCGTCACCGAGCTGGCGAACGCCAACCCCGAGCTGACCCGGTTGCAGCTGTACCGTGCGGCCACCCGGGTCGGCCGCGCGCACATCGCCTCCACTGTCAACACCATCGTGCTGGCGTACGCGGGCGCGTCGCTGCCCCTGTTGCTCCTGCTCACCGCCGACTCGCGCCCGATCGGGCAGATCCTCACCAGCGAGTTCCTCGCACAGGAGATCGTCCGCAGCGCGGTCGCCACCCTCGGTCTGATCGCCGCCGTGCCGCTGACCACCGGGCTGGCCGCGGTGGTGACCGCCGCCGGACGCACCGATACGACGCCGTCCACCGGTGCTCCCGCGCCCCGACCCCAGCCGGACCGCGCGGAGGCGCTGGCCGCACTCATCTCATCGCGAAAGGTCGGCTCGGACGAGCCGGATCGGACGCGGACCCCACCCCCATCCGAGGCCACCGACCGGTGGCCGGAGTCGAACAGGAGCACGGATTCGGCATGGTGA
- a CDS encoding coiled-coil domain-containing protein, giving the protein MTAPLRRWLTPVVAVIAALTVFAGPLPAHAAPTTPTPSGHEEDGEPKLLTDVIEQANRDYSAAKSKLDKSKKRQGELALEVARAKADLDALAPQVGQIAAQSYRTGRIGAVAMLLESDGPDSFVQRAAALDELNMVHEKKLSEVNEVKARAEQAKLALDTEVREQQKQTALMARRKSEANKALALVGGKGFTGGLVDATSPVAKIGPGRTADGDWKPQSCSENDPTTSGCVTPRTLHAYKEVKRAGFNRFVGCYRPGGPWEHPKGRACDWSLQKSGFAPWHNEDTRMYGNNVAAFLIRNADRLGIYYVIWNRQIWFPATGWKSYSGPSNHTDHVHMSLL; this is encoded by the coding sequence GTGACGGCACCCCTACGCCGCTGGTTGACACCCGTGGTGGCCGTGATCGCCGCACTGACCGTGTTCGCCGGGCCGCTCCCGGCGCACGCCGCGCCAACGACCCCCACCCCGTCCGGGCACGAGGAGGACGGCGAGCCCAAGCTGCTCACCGACGTCATCGAGCAGGCCAACCGCGACTACTCCGCCGCCAAGTCCAAACTGGACAAGTCGAAGAAGCGGCAGGGCGAGTTGGCGCTGGAGGTCGCGCGGGCCAAGGCCGACCTGGACGCGTTGGCCCCGCAGGTCGGGCAGATCGCCGCCCAGTCGTACCGGACCGGTCGGATCGGCGCAGTCGCGATGCTGCTGGAGAGCGACGGTCCCGACTCGTTCGTCCAGCGCGCGGCGGCGCTCGACGAGTTGAACATGGTCCACGAGAAGAAGCTCTCCGAGGTCAACGAGGTCAAGGCCCGCGCCGAGCAGGCGAAGCTGGCCCTCGACACGGAGGTCCGGGAGCAGCAGAAGCAGACCGCTCTGATGGCGAGGCGGAAGAGCGAGGCCAACAAGGCGCTCGCCCTCGTCGGCGGCAAGGGCTTCACCGGCGGCCTGGTGGACGCCACCTCCCCGGTGGCGAAGATCGGTCCGGGTCGCACCGCCGACGGTGACTGGAAGCCCCAGTCGTGCAGCGAGAACGACCCGACCACGTCCGGCTGCGTCACCCCCCGCACGCTGCACGCGTACAAGGAGGTCAAGCGGGCCGGGTTCAACCGGTTCGTCGGCTGCTACCGCCCCGGTGGGCCGTGGGAGCACCCGAAGGGCCGCGCCTGCGACTGGTCGCTGCAGAAGAGTGGCTTCGCGCCGTGGCACAACGAGGACACCCGGATGTACGGCAACAACGTCGCCGCGTTCCTCATCCGTAACGCCGACCGGCTCGGCATCTACTACGTGATCTGGAACCGGCAGATCTGGTTCCCGGCCACCGGTTGGAAGTCGTACAGCGGGCCGTCGAACCACACCGACCACGTCCACATGTCGCTGCTCTGA
- a CDS encoding helix-turn-helix transcriptional regulator — protein MSNTVTDDTGGGRNWTFLTNHGHVLLAIARDPTARLRDVAAEVGVTERAAQAIVADLEAGGYLRRTRVGRRNEYTLNPAGRFRHPAEADRQVGDLLALFADVPTAEAHPRA, from the coding sequence ATGTCGAACACGGTGACGGACGACACCGGCGGCGGGCGGAACTGGACGTTCCTCACCAACCACGGGCACGTTCTGCTGGCCATCGCCCGCGACCCGACCGCCCGGCTACGCGACGTCGCGGCCGAGGTCGGTGTGACCGAACGGGCCGCGCAGGCGATCGTCGCCGACCTGGAGGCCGGCGGTTACCTGCGCCGCACCCGGGTCGGGCGACGCAACGAATACACCCTCAACCCGGCCGGCCGGTTCCGGCACCCGGCCGAGGCCGACCGGCAGGTCGGCGACCTGCTCGCGCTCTTCGCCGACGTTCCCACCGCGGAGGCACACCCCCGGGCCTGA
- a CDS encoding WXG100 family type VII secretion target, with protein MAFEVEAATLHTAASDVRSTRSEVDGELKKLWNVVDDLAIAWKGQASTGFQSLMTRWNEDTVKLLTAMDSIADLLDKSGTTHQVNDEEQQQMLDKFHSALNP; from the coding sequence ATGGCGTTCGAGGTCGAAGCTGCGACTCTGCATACCGCCGCGAGTGACGTGCGGTCCACGCGCAGCGAGGTCGACGGCGAGCTGAAGAAGCTGTGGAACGTGGTCGACGACCTGGCCATCGCGTGGAAGGGTCAGGCGTCCACGGGCTTCCAGTCGCTGATGACGCGCTGGAACGAGGACACCGTCAAGCTGCTGACGGCGATGGACAGCATCGCCGACCTGCTCGACAAGTCGGGTACGACGCACCAGGTCAACGACGAAGAGCAGCAGCAGATGCTGGACAAGTTCCACTCTGCTCTCAACCCGTGA
- a CDS encoding CsbD family protein → MGFDDKINNATEDATGKLKEGAGRATDNEQLEAEGRADQSTAKLKQAGEKIKDAFKS, encoded by the coding sequence ATGGGTTTCGACGATAAGATCAACAACGCCACCGAGGACGCGACCGGCAAGCTGAAGGAAGGCGCCGGGCGGGCCACCGACAACGAGCAGTTGGAGGCGGAGGGTCGCGCTGACCAGTCCACCGCCAAGCTCAAGCAGGCGGGCGAGAAGATCAAGGACGCCTTCAAGAGCTGA
- the mycP gene encoding type VII secretion-associated serine protease mycosin — translation MRECPPLSATPSRRALRRVLSGTLAALLGAGLVAPAPATAAPPLCGPRGTEGLTQMPWALRRLEPSSAWPLSRGAGVTVAVIDSGVSAAHPLLKGQVLEGRDFNDLPAHQGQCDEAGHGTLIAGIIAGREGTVVPFSGIAPAARILPIRVLPQLGAVNNPQLPAQIAAAIDWAVDQGADVINLSLTTIPRPELTAAVERALAAGVVLVAAAGNRSEDSQNLPGYPAAYPGVIAVGGVDEQGSHVGTSISGDYVDIAAPGMNIVGPAPGNSGYRTVPEGGTSYAAAYVSGVAALVRAAYPKLNPQQVADRLKRTADNPPEGQNADIGHGTVNPYRAVSSLLGTRANPPASALPAPAVQDDPLSWQRPAAIWAAVIGALLAGLLLVARPIVARGRRRDWRPGRRTDAPTAG, via the coding sequence GTGCGCGAATGCCCGCCGTTGAGCGCGACCCCGTCCCGACGTGCCCTGCGCCGCGTCCTCAGTGGAACGCTGGCGGCCCTGCTCGGCGCCGGCCTGGTGGCACCCGCCCCGGCGACCGCGGCGCCACCCCTCTGCGGTCCCAGGGGCACCGAGGGCCTGACCCAGATGCCGTGGGCGCTACGCCGACTGGAGCCGTCCTCCGCGTGGCCGCTGTCCCGGGGCGCCGGCGTCACGGTGGCCGTGATCGACTCCGGAGTCTCCGCCGCCCATCCGCTCCTCAAGGGGCAGGTGCTCGAAGGCCGCGACTTCAACGACCTGCCAGCCCACCAGGGCCAGTGCGACGAGGCCGGGCACGGCACCCTGATCGCCGGCATCATCGCCGGCCGGGAGGGAACGGTCGTCCCCTTCAGCGGCATCGCCCCGGCCGCCCGCATCCTGCCGATCCGGGTCCTGCCGCAACTCGGGGCGGTCAACAACCCGCAACTCCCCGCGCAGATCGCGGCGGCCATCGACTGGGCGGTCGACCAGGGCGCCGATGTGATCAACCTGTCCCTGACGACAATTCCCCGCCCCGAACTGACGGCGGCCGTCGAGCGCGCGCTGGCCGCAGGGGTGGTGCTGGTCGCCGCGGCGGGCAACCGTTCGGAAGACTCCCAGAACCTGCCCGGCTACCCGGCCGCGTACCCCGGGGTGATCGCGGTCGGCGGGGTGGACGAGCAGGGCAGCCACGTCGGCACCTCGATCAGCGGCGACTACGTCGACATCGCCGCGCCGGGGATGAACATCGTCGGGCCGGCACCCGGCAACAGCGGCTACCGCACCGTGCCGGAGGGCGGCACCAGCTACGCGGCGGCGTACGTCTCGGGAGTGGCCGCGCTGGTTCGGGCCGCCTACCCGAAGCTCAACCCGCAGCAGGTCGCGGATCGGCTGAAGCGCACCGCGGACAACCCACCCGAGGGTCAGAACGCCGACATCGGCCACGGGACGGTCAACCCGTACCGGGCCGTGTCGAGCCTGCTCGGCACCCGGGCGAACCCGCCCGCCAGTGCGCTGCCGGCACCCGCCGTACAGGACGACCCGCTGAGCTGGCAGCGGCCGGCCGCGATCTGGGCGGCGGTCATCGGCGCCCTGCTCGCCGGGCTGCTGCTGGTCGCGCGACCGATCGTGGCCCGGGGCCGCCGACGCGACTGGCGCCCCGGCCGACGCACCGACGCACCAACCGCCGGCTGA
- a CDS encoding heavy-metal-associated domain-containing protein, translating into MVNTTYQVQGMTCGHCVSAVSAEVGAIEGVRDVQVDLATGRVTVSSEQPLDTAVVRAAVDEAGYDLVDA; encoded by the coding sequence ATGGTCAACACGACGTACCAGGTGCAGGGCATGACCTGTGGGCACTGCGTCAGCGCGGTGAGCGCCGAGGTCGGCGCCATCGAGGGCGTGCGGGACGTCCAGGTCGACCTCGCGACCGGCCGGGTCACCGTCAGCAGTGAGCAGCCGCTGGACACCGCGGTTGTCCGGGCCGCCGTCGACGAGGCCGGTTACGACCTCGTCGACGCGTGA